The following coding sequences lie in one Haematobia irritans isolate KBUSLIRL chromosome 3, ASM5000362v1, whole genome shotgun sequence genomic window:
- the LOC142229932 gene encoding neprilysin-1-like yields MEIKNWHLIFLLSVWPLKTSTLTIDELNSNHSDEIVRQTKAEEILKYFNKTADPCEDFFQFSCGNYGLYHATNTSISQLDIIEEALKRKLQHVLEMDARPEDTNADSKLKLFYRSCLKAPAVMNRETLANLIKEFGEMPLMAGKNWQEDQFDWRETVAKIFSKTKRAIIFDYTIVSPDYRTKREKNHLVLNQATFGLKHPLYYLDPSIPGELEKYRKRIADNLFHTFGASEDMARRTANEILEVEIALAQGMLDEKFNQNDYEDVYFKDSSFSHGVILGLISLLDKTDVIIKDMIKNSMGFLPPEATVQMRYVKNTLEVLRKTPKRQLANYIFYNFISNFIIQLRDGIDTREKYCVETTKEMFYKNSMNLVYRHYFNNHSKEIVDDMWQQIKGSFENILLSDRLSWIEDATRNQAIEKLKSMNLKFLTFEQEHLRENVTDLHLQLDNFVYNLNETFVLQAQQFKMKFHQPGESSIITYLLPFYTLWENTVEIPVSILQPFYAWSLRYPHAYNYASLGVFLAHEMLHGFDTLGQWFNTQGLPVRWWDSESLTRFDIRLDCIRDQYGEYRFGDRRLEMNVHNENIADNGAIRVAYEAYLKWLESNPLAIEGEGFPGLNFTNRQLFFISYAQGFCAATKPEYMAAHAAGDVHVPEKYRLIGALSNFNAFSQEFKCAKGSAMNPNEKCEIY; encoded by the coding sequence ATGGAGATTAAAAACTGGCATCTAATATTCCTTCTCTCGGTATGGCCATTGAAGACATCGACACTCACTATTGATGAATTGAATTCAAATCATTCCGATGAAATTGTACGACAAACAAAAGCTGAAGAAATtctcaaatatttcaataaaacagCAGATCCATGTGAagatttcttccaattttcgtgTGGCAACTATGGCCTATATCATGCGACCAATACAAGTATAAGTCAATTGGACATTATTGAAGAAGCTCTAAAAAGGAAACTTCAGCATGTCCTAGAGATGGATGCCAGACCAGAGGATACAAATGCAGATAGCAagcttaaattattttatagatcTTGCCTTAAGGCTCCCGCAGTGATGAACCGTGAAACTTTGGCTAATCTTATAAAGGAGTTTGGTGAAATGCCTTTGATGGCTGGCAAGAATTGGCAAGAGGATCAATTCGATTGGCGAGAGACTGtagctaaaattttctctaaaactaaaagagcaattatttttgattataCGATAGTATCTCCTGATTATAGAACTAAACGCGAAAAGAACCACTTGGTTCTGAACCAAGCGACATTTGGTTTGAAACATCCCTTATACTATTTGGACCCAAGTATTCCAGGAGAATtggaaaaatatagaaaaaggaTAGCCGATAATTTGTTCCATACTTTTGGGGCCAGTGAAGATATGGCCAGAAGGAcagcaaatgaaattttggaagtggAAATAGCTTTAGCCCAGGGAATGTTGGATGAAAAGTTTAATCAAAATGACTATGAGGATGTCTACTTCAAAGACAGCTCTTTCTCTCATGGAGTTATTCTTGGATTGATATCCCTTCTAGATAAGACGGATGTAATAATAAAAGATATGATTAAAAATTCCATGGGCTTTTTACCGCCAGAGGCAACAGTACAAATGAGATATGTAAAAAATACCTTAGAGGTATTGAGAAAAACTCCCAAAAGGCAATTggccaattatattttttacaacttcatcagcaattttattattcaacttcGAGATGGCATTGATACCAGAGAGAAATATTGCGTAGAGACTACCAAGGAAATGTTTTACAAAAACTCCATGAATTTGGTATACCGGCATTATTTTAATAACCATTCCAAAGAGATTGTCGACGATATGTGGCAGCAAATAAAGGGGTCCTTTGAAAATATTCTACTGTCAGATCGTCTATCGTGGATTGAAGATGCAACGCGAAATCAagccatagaaaaattaaagtctATGAATTTGAAATTCTTGACTTTTGAGCAGGAGCACCTAAGAGAAAATGTTACTGATTTGCATCTACAATtggataattttgtttataacttAAACGAAACTTTTGTCCTACAAGCCCAGCAATTTAAGATGAAATTTCATCAACCCggtgaatcaagtataattacCTATCTTCTACCATTCTATACTCTATGGGAGAATACTGTCGAAATACCAGTATCAATTCTACAGCCGTTTTATGCTTGGTCCCTGCGCTATCCTCATGCCTATAATTATGCCAGTTTGGGTGTATTCTTGGCTCATGAAATGCTACACGGTTTTGATACTCTGGGACAATGGTTTAACACACAAGGTCTTCCGGTTCGTTGGTGGGACTCAGAATCCCTGACGAGATTTGATATACGCCTTGATTGTATTCGTGATCAATATGGTGAATATAGATTTGGTGATCGACGTTTGGAAATGAATGTTCATAATGAAAATATAGCTGACAATGGTGCCATTCGAGTAGCCTATGAAGCTTATCTGAAATGGTTGGAGAGTAACCCATTAGCAATTGAAGGAGAGGGATTTCCTGGTTTGAATTTTACCAATCGACAATTATTCTTCATTAGTTATGCTCAGGGATTTTGTGCTGCTACCAAACCTGAATATATGGCTGCTCATGCAGCCGGTGATGTACATGTTCCTGAAAAATACCGTCTCATTGGAGCTCTATcgaattttaatgcattttccCAAGAGTTTAAATGTGCGAAAGGTAGTGCAATGAATCCCAATGAAAAATgtgaaatatattaa